The Paenibacillus swuensis genome contains the following window.
GAAATACTTCTGTATCTTTAAAGAAGAAACAGATTTCAAGCCCAGAGAATTCAATACCTATAAAATTTCGTACAACCGAACTGAAAATGTATTGATATTTTATGTCAATGGCAATGAGGTACGACGGGAGCAGAACGTGCCCGTTAAACTCAATCAGTTTATCGTTGCGCTTGGCATTATGACGGAGAAAGATCTAACTGCGGAGGGAAGTGTCTCTGTGCACGGTCAAACCGTGATTGGGGAATGGAGCCCGATTACCATTACTACCAGAGTATAAATTTACGATACACAAGCGATCCGGACAGCCTTAAGCTGTTAAGGATCGCTTTTTTGGTTATACATGGATTTTGGTGCGCAGGGCAACCTAACCTCAAAAAGGGAAGAGGGCGTTGTTCCATGCTTTTCAGAGCCCGAAGAAAAAAACAACACAAATCGGAACTATCTGTGAATCCATCCGAGACCAACGGTGAATTGCCTTCGGATTCCACCAGGAAGGATCAGATGCCAGCCTCGCTGCAGGATGTCAGCCATATCTTATCCACCATTTTCAAGGACCACCCCAACTTCGTCGTAAAGACGCTTGAGCATCCTTCTGGGCAGCAAGTGGGTTTATTTTATATGAAAATCATCGTCAATTCCGCAATGCTAAGTAGGGAACTAATGGAACCGATCATGAGTTTCAGCGGTGAAATTACGTACGGTGATTTATTGCGTCGAATCCCAATTGGTCAGGTGAATCAGGTTCAATGCATAAACGATATTACGCAAGCGATTCTTCTCGGTTGGACTTATGTTCATCTCGACGGGGAAACAAAAGGAGCTGTCTTTAATACATCTCATCCGAAGCATCGGCAAGTATCCAAGCCTGAGATTGAAACTCAAATTCTTGGCCCGCAGGTCGCATTTACGGAGAGCATGGAAATGAACTCGGCTCTGATTCACTCTTACATACCGGATATTTCTCTTAAAGAAGTTTCCTTAAAAGCCGGGGAAAAACTCTCGACACCGATTAGTTTATTTTACATGGAAGACCTATGTGATCCCGACTTGGTGCAGACCATCCAGGACAAGGTGGAATCGCTGAATTTAAAAGCAGTGTTGGATGCGGATATTCTCGCTCAGTGGATTGAAGACGGACCCACGTCCATTTTCCCTCAGCTCCTGTTGACAGAACGGGTCGATCGAGCCATCTATCCCCTCCTGGAAGGGAAAGCTGTTCTCATGGTCGGCGGAAGTCCTTTCGCAATTATCTGTCCATCCACATTTCTGGATTTTTTCAAGTCCGTAGAAGACTCCTACTATCGCTGGAACACGGGCAGCTTTCTCCGATTGATGCGCGTTCTGGCATTGTTGATATCCTTGTTTGGCACTTCCATTTATGTGGCGGCGTTAACTTATCATTATGAAACCATACCGCAGGCGTTTCTCGTACCGCTTGCCCAATCCAGGGCTCGTGTTCCGTTCCCTCCCTTATTCGAAGCGCTGTTACTGGAGCTCATCATTCAGCTCTTAAGTGAAGCAGGGGCCAGGCTGCCGACTAAAGTGGGACAAACGATGGGTATTGTAGGAGGTATCGTAATCGGGCAAGCCGCCGTTCAAGCCGGTTTTACGAGTAACATCCTTATTATTATCGTTGCTTTGGGCGCGCTCTCTTCTTTCACTACACCTGTATTCCAGATGGCCAATTCGATTCGTTCCACACGGTTTCCCATCATCATTCTGGCCGGTATTCTCGGGGCTGAGGGCATAGCTATGGGCATCGTTTTGTTGGTTCTGCACCTCTTGCGTCAGACAAGTATGGGGCATCCCTATTTCTATCCGATGTTTGCTGCTACCGGTGTGGATAAGCGCGACGGATTGTTAAGATCACCTTATTTACTCTTTCCTAAGAAGTCGATTTTTGTCCAGAAAGAGGGCAATTCGTCTAAGAAGCCAGGGGGAGACATTGATGACTAGAGACAGTTCTGCTCCTGCGAATTCTATTCAGACCCCATCTCGAAACTTCAAAGGTGCTCAGCCTGCGTTTATGTTTAGCGCCTATCTGCTGATGTTTGTGATACATGATGCCCAGGTCGGTGTGGGGTTGCCGGGATTCCAACGTGTTATTTATGAGGCTGCGGGACATGACGCATGGGTTTCGGTGATTATCGCGGGTATTTATGTGCAAGTCTTAACTTGGATGATTATTAAGACGCTTGAGTTGTCGGGCGGGAAGGACCTTTTTGATATACATCGTCATGTTTATGGCAAAATCATAGGCGACACGTTTAACTTCGTGATGGTCTTGTATTACCTGTTTGCAACCATTGTTTCCGTCCGTAATTATGTGGAAATGGTACAAATCTGGCTCTTTCCGTATACACCTACATGGGTAATCAGTTTATTGATGACTTGCTTGGCCTTTTATGGCGTATCGGGTGGTCTTCGCACCATTGTCGGTTCTAGTGTGGTCTTTGTCTCAATGACGTTATGGATGGCGGTCCTGCTGTACTTTCCATTGGTTTACTCCGATTGGGATCACTTGTTTCCGCTCTTAGAGTCGGATGTACCGCACCTTTTGGAAGGATCTATGAAGATGTCGCTGACCATTGTCGGCTTTGAAATATTATATTTTATTTACCCGTTTATCCGGAACAAAGAAAAAACTCAGCTTTACTCTCAGATCGGCGTCCTTAGTGTGACCTTGTTGAATCTGTTTGTCATGTTCGTGACTTTAGTGTTCTTCAGCGGGGGTGAATTGTTGAAAACAGGATGGGCGACGTTCACCATGTTGAAGGTGATTCAATTTCCGTTCTTGGAGCGATTTGAATATTTGGGTGTCAGTTTATGGTTGGTCATCGTAATTACAAACCTAATGGTGTTTAGTTGGATCGCGACCCGGGGGCTGAAACGTATCTTTTCCTGGAAACAAAAAAACAGTTTATACGGATTTATGGGTTTGGCCTGGATTTTAAGCTCGTTTATTGAAACAAGAATTGAAGTGGATATGTTAAATAATCTATTCTCCCAGTGTTCTTTCTATTTAATTCTCCTGTATCCTGTGGTACTGTATCTGCTCGTTCGGATTCAGGCCAAGTCAAGCAAGAATAAGGGAAAAGGGGAAATGAAGATTGAAAAAACCTAAGTTCAACAGGAAGAGGTTTAACATTCTGTTCATTACGCTTCTATTCCTGTCCTTGCCGGTTACAGGCAACTTTGAACCGAAGATTCTTGAGCGATTGGGACTCATCGTCGCGGTAGGCTATGACAAGATGCCTAAGAATAAAATTCGGGCGACTTCCGTATTACATCAGGTCGATCCTCAATCCAAAAATTCAGTGATTGTACTTTCCAGTGAGGCGCTGACGAGTAAAGGTTCAAGAAATTCCTCTAATCGTAAATCCCATAAGCGTCTTGTATCGGGTCAGCTGCGTGTGGCTATTTACAATATAGACCTTGCCAAAGACGGGATTTTTCCATTGGTAGACACCCTGTACAGAGATTCTTCGATTGCTAATACGGTTTATCTGGCTGTTTCCAAAACGGACACGAAAGAACTGTTATCCCACGAGTACCCGGAAATTGGCAACATCGGTACGTTCATTGTGGATAATATTCGACAAAACATCATTCGCGAGCAAATGGTATCCAGTACGTTGCATGAATTTTTGGAGTCCTATTACTCTTTGGAAGATCCCATGATGCCGCTCTTAGACCGTAAAGACAATGTGGTGGAGCTTAAGGACGTGGCTTTGTTTCGGGACGGCCAAATGGTGGGCACCATCAATCCGACGGAAACGTTCCTGATGAAACTGATCCGGGATCGATACAGCGCAGGTAGTGTAGAGATATCCATTGAGATGGAACGAATGAAGCGGAAACTTCCGCAATTGAAGAACATTAACGAAAAGTATTTACGGATGGTCATTGATAATATTAAGAATAACACCAATATCCGATTAATGAGCCGCAAGCCTCTAAAATTCGGGATCACCGTAAAAATAGACGGCATTTTGAAAGAAACATCAGAAGAAATGTCTTTAGGAGATCCGAAGGTCATCCGTGTCCTTGAAGAGGAAGTGTCCCGTTATTTGAGATTGCGATCGGAACGTTTAATGACCAAGTTAACGGACTTAAACAGTGATCCAATCGGATTAGGCGAAGTATATCGGGCCAAAATATATCGTTCGGGACTTACAAATAAGAAATGGCGTCAAATGTATCCTGAAGCAGAATTTGATATTAAAGTGAAAACAACGATTGTCCGAACGGGTGAAATTGATTAGAGGGAACATTGTATGAACTTGGGCCAATCCTGTGGATTGGTCTTTTTTGGATGAAGCTTAGCGGGGAAATGATTCTATACGTTTATTTTTATTTTTGTTATTCTAGTGAAGTGCGTGTTTATAATACTATAGTTTCACAGGCGGAAATTTTACCAGTACTTTAGATACATGGAACTGCAACCTTATGAAGACGCTTGACGTCTGTAAGGGTGCAAGAGAGGGGGATGGAAGGTGGTAGAGCAACAACTCGTAAGAGCTGCTCAATCAGGCGATCGCGACGCTCTTATAACCCTTTTGCGAGAAATAGAGAACGGGGTGTATCGTACGGCCTATTATATTCTGGGCAATGAACAGGATGCTCTGGACGCCTCCCAGGAAGCGCTGATTCGGATTTATACGAAGATCGGTTCCTATGAAGAGAAAGCGCAATTTAAGACTTGGGTGCAACGTATCGTGACGAACATCTGTATTGATAAATTCAGAAGGTCGAAGCCTTCCGTTTCCATAGATGAGCATGAGATGGTATTTACGGCAAACAGCAACGTGGAAGAGGATGTATTTTCCTCCTATGTGGCTCAGGATATACGGGAAGCAATCGATCAATTGCCGGAACATCACCGAGCCGTTGTCGTGCTCCGATACCTGCAAGACTTCTCTTACAATGAAATAGCGGACAGTCTGGACCTCCCGTTGAATACGGTAAAGTCCTATTTATTCAGAGCAAGACAGCAGTTACAAACTTTACTCCAAGATTATCAGAAGGGTGGTGTACGCGGATGAACTGCCAAGAGGTGATAGAAACGATGCATAGAGATCTCGATGGCGATCTGAGCAGCGGGGAGCGACAGGACATGTTGGTGCATTTCAGAAGCTGTTCAGAATGCGAAGCCGTCTACAAACGATTGCAAAGCTTATCCCTTGAGCTGGAGCAGCTTCCGAAGGTTGCCCCTCCGTTTTCCTTGGTTGATTCCATTCTGCCGAGATTGGACGAGATTGAAGCGGAGCAGTCAGGAACGGTTCCCGGCCATAAGCCGGATCCCGTAACTACGCAACCCGCATTGCTGCCTCAGCGGGGTACGCAACGCTCAACAGGCCGAATGAAGCGTTGGAATTGGCCCGCCGCGTTTGGGACGGCAGCGGCTGGCGTGATGATTGGGTTGTTTATCATAGCCAACCCTCCGCAATTAGGCGGGGGCAGCAATAACGATTCCGCAGCGAACAGCGCTGCAATGGACACGAATTCGGCTTCCGAGGGGGCTAAGAATGAAACCTTTAGCAGAGATAAAGCGGCTCCTGCAACGGACTCCATGGTTACGCAGGATCAATCTGGTCCTTTGGCTGCAGACAGCCTCAAATCAGATTCGACACTAGATAAGAAATTTACAGCAACAGAACCATCAGAAAATGGTAAATCGGCTCCCTCTTCTAATGCAGGTCAGGCCATGAACAAGGAATACCATGATAACACAGCTGCTGCAAGCGGGAATACCGGCTTGAAAGACACCTATGGCGCTCCGATTGTCGTGGGACCGGAAACAATCAAGGGCACCGGGAACGCGGAAGAGGGATCTGCCTTCAAGATGACGACTCAGGAAGATACTGATCAAAGTTCAACATCGGAAGTGGAAGCCACGGATTCTAAAGAAGCAACTAAAGAGGCACCTAAGGAAGATAGCCCGCCGCCCGAACAAGAGGGTTCCAATGAAGCTTTAAACGATGGGACAGAAGCGGATGTAGAGTTGAATACAGACGCCGGGAGCAATGCCGCGGATTCAGGGGGCGAAGTGCAGCCAGGGGTTTCCGGTCTAGACAAAGTAACGGATGCGAAGAAGAAGGCTGTTCCGCACCAGACGATTACTTTAACGCTTGGCGCGGAGACGCCGTCCGTGCTTACAACCGACGGTCTCTATGCAGCCGCGGTCACGTCGGATAACCGTATCGTACTCTATGAAACACTGAGCCGAAAGGCGCTCTTTCTTTCGCCAGTCCACATAGGAACGTTGGAACTTCATACTTGGTCTGAAGACGGACATACATTTGAATACACGGTGATGGCCGAGGAATCCAAGGCGACTTACGTGGTCGACCGCGTTTTGCAACAAGAAACGAATAAAAAATAATTGTAAATAACAGCAAGGCATGCACACATCTGTTCATGGTTACGTATAGTAAGGTATGAGTCAACGGCGAGCGCCATCGTCGTATGACCACCCGTGAGCAAAGACACCTAGGGTCTTGCGCGGGTGTTGATATAGATGTGCTGGGACAAAGGGATTGGGTCTGAATCCGCGAGGATTGGGACTTGATCCCTTTGTCTTGCGTGAGGGTACATTCGAGGCTCAAAATGTAGTAAACTTAAATCTAACAAGACTATCAGAATTAAGGGGATTGGAATGAGCTATAAAGCCGCGGCTAGAGAAATACATCAAGGACAGGTTAAACCGGTATACGTATGCTACGGGACAGAGAAATATTTAATGGATGAGTTTGTGACGTACACGATTCATCAATTAATTGAACCGGATTATATG
Protein-coding sequences here:
- a CDS encoding anti-sigma factor family protein; protein product: MNCQEVIETMHRDLDGDLSSGERQDMLVHFRSCSECEAVYKRLQSLSLELEQLPKVAPPFSLVDSILPRLDEIEAEQSGTVPGHKPDPVTTQPALLPQRGTQRSTGRMKRWNWPAAFGTAAAGVMIGLFIIANPPQLGGGSNNDSAANSAAMDTNSASEGAKNETFSRDKAAPATDSMVTQDQSGPLAADSLKSDSTLDKKFTATEPSENGKSAPSSNAGQAMNKEYHDNTAAASGNTGLKDTYGAPIVVGPETIKGTGNAEEGSAFKMTTQEDTDQSSTSEVEATDSKEATKEAPKEDSPPPEQEGSNEALNDGTEADVELNTDAGSNAADSGGEVQPGVSGLDKVTDAKKKAVPHQTITLTLGAETPSVLTTDGLYAAAVTSDNRIVLYETLSRKALFLSPVHIGTLELHTWSEDGHTFEYTVMAEESKATYVVDRVLQQETNKK
- a CDS encoding Ger(x)C family spore germination protein; this encodes MKKPKFNRKRFNILFITLLFLSLPVTGNFEPKILERLGLIVAVGYDKMPKNKIRATSVLHQVDPQSKNSVIVLSSEALTSKGSRNSSNRKSHKRLVSGQLRVAIYNIDLAKDGIFPLVDTLYRDSSIANTVYLAVSKTDTKELLSHEYPEIGNIGTFIVDNIRQNIIREQMVSSTLHEFLESYYSLEDPMMPLLDRKDNVVELKDVALFRDGQMVGTINPTETFLMKLIRDRYSAGSVEISIEMERMKRKLPQLKNINEKYLRMVIDNIKNNTNIRLMSRKPLKFGITVKIDGILKETSEEMSLGDPKVIRVLEEEVSRYLRLRSERLMTKLTDLNSDPIGLGEVYRAKIYRSGLTNKKWRQMYPEAEFDIKVKTTIVRTGEID
- a CDS encoding RNA polymerase sigma factor, which produces MVEQQLVRAAQSGDRDALITLLREIENGVYRTAYYILGNEQDALDASQEALIRIYTKIGSYEEKAQFKTWVQRIVTNICIDKFRRSKPSVSIDEHEMVFTANSNVEEDVFSSYVAQDIREAIDQLPEHHRAVVVLRYLQDFSYNEIADSLDLPLNTVKSYLFRARQQLQTLLQDYQKGGVRG
- a CDS encoding GerAB/ArcD/ProY family transporter, which translates into the protein MTRDSSAPANSIQTPSRNFKGAQPAFMFSAYLLMFVIHDAQVGVGLPGFQRVIYEAAGHDAWVSVIIAGIYVQVLTWMIIKTLELSGGKDLFDIHRHVYGKIIGDTFNFVMVLYYLFATIVSVRNYVEMVQIWLFPYTPTWVISLLMTCLAFYGVSGGLRTIVGSSVVFVSMTLWMAVLLYFPLVYSDWDHLFPLLESDVPHLLEGSMKMSLTIVGFEILYFIYPFIRNKEKTQLYSQIGVLSVTLLNLFVMFVTLVFFSGGELLKTGWATFTMLKVIQFPFLERFEYLGVSLWLVIVITNLMVFSWIATRGLKRIFSWKQKNSLYGFMGLAWILSSFIETRIEVDMLNNLFSQCSFYLILLYPVVLYLLVRIQAKSSKNKGKGEMKIEKT
- a CDS encoding spore germination protein: MNPSETNGELPSDSTRKDQMPASLQDVSHILSTIFKDHPNFVVKTLEHPSGQQVGLFYMKIIVNSAMLSRELMEPIMSFSGEITYGDLLRRIPIGQVNQVQCINDITQAILLGWTYVHLDGETKGAVFNTSHPKHRQVSKPEIETQILGPQVAFTESMEMNSALIHSYIPDISLKEVSLKAGEKLSTPISLFYMEDLCDPDLVQTIQDKVESLNLKAVLDADILAQWIEDGPTSIFPQLLLTERVDRAIYPLLEGKAVLMVGGSPFAIICPSTFLDFFKSVEDSYYRWNTGSFLRLMRVLALLISLFGTSIYVAALTYHYETIPQAFLVPLAQSRARVPFPPLFEALLLELIIQLLSEAGARLPTKVGQTMGIVGGIVIGQAAVQAGFTSNILIIIVALGALSSFTTPVFQMANSIRSTRFPIIILAGILGAEGIAMGIVLLVLHLLRQTSMGHPYFYPMFAATGVDKRDGLLRSPYLLFPKKSIFVQKEGNSSKKPGGDIDD